From Peromyscus eremicus chromosome 3, PerEre_H2_v1, whole genome shotgun sequence, one genomic window encodes:
- the Arl6ip5 gene encoding PRA1 family protein 3: MDVNLAPLRAWDDFFPGSDRFARPDFRDISKWNNRVVSNLLYYQTNYLVVAAMMISVVGFLSPFNMILGGIIVVLVFTGFVWAAHNKDILRRMKKQYPTAFVMVVMLASYFLISMFGGVMVFVFGITFPLLLMFIHASLRLRNLKNKLENKMEGIGLKKTPMGIILDALEQQEESITKLADYISKARE; encoded by the exons ATGGACGTGAACCTCGCCCCGCTCCGTGCCTGGGACGATTTTTTCCCGGGCTCTGATCGCTTCGCCCGGCCGGACTTCAGGGACATTTCCAAATGGAACAACCGTGTAGTGAGCAATCTGCTCTATTACCAGACCAACTACCTAGTGGTGGCTGCCATGATGATTTCGGTCGTGGG GTTTCTGAGCCCCTTCAACATGATCCTTGGAGGAATCATTGTGGTGCTGGTATTCACAGGGTTCGTGTGGGCAGCGCACAATAAAGACATCCTCCGCCGAATGAAGAAGCAGTACCCCACAGCCTTCGTGATGGTGGTCATGTTGGCCAGCTACTTCCTCATATCCATGTTTGGGGGCGTCATGGTCTTTGTGTTCGGCATCACTTTTCCTTTGTTGT TGATGTTCATCCATGCGTCCCTGAGACTTCGAAACCTCAAGAACAAGCTGGAAAATAAAATGGAGGGAATAGGTTTGAAGAAGACACCAATGGGCATCATCCTGGATGCCTTGgaacagcaggaagagagcatcACCAAACTGGCTGACTACATCAGCAAAGCGAGGGAGTAA